In Geminocystis sp. NIES-3708, a single window of DNA contains:
- a CDS encoding CHAT domain-containing protein produces MNILNLHLVNAQQIPDDSKEAMLSKNMLKMEQRLEKEYEDYFQRDIVNSEKSSLEISAILAKLDQQTGTNSAVIWVTPEEKYLHLVYLTKSGKIIVKDIEDASFNKLTQTVKDFYTEINQINNPINLTQAQQLYEWIIKPYQEEFLDKDNINNLLFCLENGVRLLPLVALHDGNNFLIEKYNITRIPAFNLIIPQYQSLKNPQVLAMGASNFPDQDPLPAVTLELENIMKRLQNNYHISSSRSSEVLLNEEFTLSNMQKQLQGNSFNIIHLATHANFNQGNPNNSYIQFWDQKLTLDKMASFPWQTAPDLLVLSACNTAFGDRNAELGFTGVALQSGVKSALGSLWSVSDLGTFALITEFYEQLINQSAQNLTKTQALRKAQNLLLQEKIYFQDNRLITPHGNIELPETLGLKGKITLSHPFYWGGFTLISNPW; encoded by the coding sequence ATGAATATTTTAAATTTACATTTAGTAAATGCTCAACAAATACCTGATGATTCAAAAGAGGCGATGTTAAGCAAAAATATGTTAAAAATGGAACAAAGATTAGAAAAAGAATATGAAGATTATTTTCAAAGAGATATAGTAAATAGTGAAAAAAGTTCTTTAGAAATTTCTGCTATTTTAGCTAAATTAGATCAACAAACAGGTACTAATTCAGCAGTTATTTGGGTTACGCCTGAAGAAAAGTATCTACATTTAGTCTATTTAACAAAGAGTGGTAAAATTATTGTTAAAGATATTGAAGATGCTTCTTTTAATAAACTTACTCAAACAGTTAAAGATTTTTATACAGAAATTAATCAAATAAATAATCCGATCAATTTAACTCAAGCTCAACAATTATATGAATGGATTATTAAACCTTATCAAGAAGAATTTTTGGATAAAGACAATATCAATAATCTTTTATTTTGTTTAGAAAATGGAGTTAGATTATTACCTTTAGTTGCTTTACATGATGGAAATAATTTTTTAATAGAGAAATATAATATAACTCGTATTCCTGCATTTAATTTAATTATTCCACAGTATCAATCTTTGAAAAATCCTCAAGTTTTAGCGATGGGTGCATCAAATTTCCCTGATCAAGATCCACTTCCTGCCGTAACATTAGAACTCGAAAATATAATGAAAAGATTGCAGAACAATTATCATATATCATCATCTAGATCTAGTGAAGTTTTACTTAATGAAGAATTTACATTGAGTAATATGCAAAAACAATTACAAGGAAATTCTTTTAATATTATTCATTTAGCTACCCATGCTAATTTTAATCAAGGTAATCCTAATAACTCCTATATTCAATTTTGGGATCAAAAATTAACTTTAGATAAAATGGCTAGTTTTCCTTGGCAAACTGCACCTGATTTATTGGTTTTAAGTGCTTGTAATACTGCATTTGGCGATCGTAATGCTGAACTTGGTTTTACAGGAGTTGCTTTACAATCAGGAGTAAAATCCGCTTTAGGTAGTTTATGGAGTGTCAGTGATTTAGGTACTTTTGCACTAATCACTGAATTTTATGAACAACTAATTAATCAATCAGCACAAAATCTCACGAAAACACAAGCATTACGTAAAGCTCAAAATCTATTATTACAAGAAAAAATATATTTTCAAGATAACCGTTTAATCACCCCCCATGGAAATATTGAATTACCTGAGACTTTAGGTTTAAAGGGAAAAATAACTTTATCTCATCCTTTTTATTGGGGGGGATTTACTCTAATAAGTAACCCATGGTAA